Proteins encoded by one window of Candidatus Methylomirabilota bacterium:
- a CDS encoding ABC transporter ATP-binding protein codes for MLRLNNVQVIYSDVILVLKGLSLEVPDGQIVALLGANGAGKTTTLKAISGLLKTEDGAVTDGSIEFMGKRIDGRDPEVICRQGIVQVMEGRKVLESMTVEENLRIGGYSRRDPDGVRRDMTMIYEYFPRLIERREQLAGYLSGGEQQMLVIGRALMAKPRLLLLDEPSLGLAPLLVKEIFAIIQKINQERGTTFLLVEQNAQIALGIADYGYIMENGRVVLDGPADKLRGNDDVREFYLGLSEAGRRKSFREVKFYKRRKRWVF; via the coding sequence ATGCTGCGTCTCAACAACGTCCAGGTCATCTACAGCGACGTCATCCTGGTGCTGAAGGGCCTGTCGCTGGAGGTGCCGGACGGGCAGATCGTGGCCCTGCTCGGCGCCAACGGAGCGGGCAAGACGACGACGCTGAAGGCGATCTCGGGCTTGCTCAAGACCGAGGACGGCGCGGTCACCGACGGCAGCATCGAGTTCATGGGCAAGCGGATCGACGGGCGGGATCCCGAGGTGATCTGCCGGCAGGGCATCGTGCAGGTGATGGAGGGGCGCAAGGTCCTCGAGTCCATGACCGTCGAGGAGAACCTGCGCATCGGCGGCTACTCGCGGCGGGATCCCGACGGCGTCCGCCGCGACATGACGATGATCTACGAGTACTTTCCGCGCCTGATCGAGCGCCGGGAGCAGCTGGCCGGCTATCTCTCGGGCGGCGAGCAGCAGATGCTGGTGATCGGGCGCGCGCTGATGGCCAAGCCGCGCCTGCTCCTGCTGGACGAGCCCTCGCTCGGCCTGGCCCCGCTGCTGGTGAAGGAGATCTTCGCGATCATCCAGAAGATCAATCAGGAGCGCGGGACCACCTTCCTGCTCGTCGAGCAGAACGCCCAGATCGCCCTCGGCATCGCCGACTACGGCTACATCATGGAGAACGGTCGGGTCGTCCTGGACGGCCCGGCCGACAAGCTCCGCGGCAACGACGACGTCCGCGAATTCTACCTGGGCCTCAGCGAGGCCGGCCGCCGCAAGAGCTTCCGCGAGGTGAAGTTCTACAAGCGCCGCAAACGCTGGGTGTTCTGA
- a CDS encoding AraC family transcriptional regulator yields MALLQAWFAGHGYDRHRHDTYAIGLTDVGVQAFDYRGAARISTPGQVVVLHPDETHDGHAATADGFGYRIIYVAPARIAEAARAIRGHSGPLPFAPEPVTASAALAVAIDDAFGLDPEPLATDGLVLALAEALLDADPSGVQRRSVDRLATRAIDRARRFLDAETDRVVQSSELEAITGLTRYDLARQFRAVLGTSPYRYSLMRRLDRVRRALTPNASLAEVALAAGFADQAHLSRMFKRAYGVSPARYRALEAGGRRQARSEPVPASRVRLDPSDRAWRGPSARGGAPDVTGP; encoded by the coding sequence GTGGCGCTGCTCCAGGCCTGGTTCGCCGGACACGGCTACGACCGCCACCGCCACGACACCTACGCCATCGGCCTCACCGACGTCGGCGTCCAGGCCTTCGACTATCGCGGCGCGGCCCGGATCAGCACGCCCGGCCAGGTGGTCGTGCTCCACCCGGACGAGACCCACGACGGCCACGCCGCCACCGCGGACGGCTTCGGCTATCGCATCATCTACGTCGCGCCGGCGCGCATTGCGGAGGCAGCGCGGGCGATCCGCGGGCACTCCGGCCCCCTGCCCTTTGCGCCGGAGCCGGTGACGGCGAGCGCGGCGCTGGCGGTCGCGATCGATGATGCCTTCGGCCTCGACCCCGAGCCGCTGGCCACGGACGGCCTGGTCCTGGCCCTCGCCGAGGCCCTCCTCGACGCCGACCCGTCCGGCGTGCAACGCCGGTCGGTCGACCGGCTCGCCACCCGAGCGATCGACCGAGCGCGCCGCTTCCTCGACGCCGAGACGGACCGCGTCGTCCAGTCTTCGGAGCTGGAGGCGATCACCGGGCTCACGCGCTACGACCTCGCCCGCCAGTTCCGCGCCGTGCTCGGCACGAGCCCCTACCGCTACTCATTGATGCGGCGCCTCGACCGCGTCCGGAGGGCGCTGACGCCGAACGCCTCGCTGGCCGAGGTGGCGCTGGCCGCGGGCTTCGCCGACCAGGCGCATCTGTCGCGCATGTTCAAGCGCGCCTACGGGGTGAGCCCGGCGCGGTATCGGGCGCTGGAGGCCGGCGGACGGCGACAGGCCCGGTCCGAGCCGGTGCCCGCGAGTCGCGTCAGGCTTGATCCGTCCGATCGAGCATGGCGTGGACCGTCTGCTCGAGGCGGCGCACCCGACGTGACAGGACCGTGA
- a CDS encoding LysE family translocator, protein MSPEQVVAFLIFSVVAAGTPGPSNLLLTATGARVGVLRGFPALLGVSVGMGVMMFAVAFGLGSAVVASSTVLRALNWVGAAVLLGLAWKIATAEGGATPGAGKPVGFTGAAAFQWVNPKSWLVCASAAGTYLHAGSGSASAQATALGGLFVLASLPCCFVWLAFGASVQWLLRTPRAHRVFNIAMGVLLAGSVVMILVH, encoded by the coding sequence ATGAGCCCGGAACAGGTGGTGGCGTTCCTCATCTTCTCGGTCGTGGCCGCGGGCACGCCGGGCCCGAGCAACCTGCTGCTGACCGCGACGGGGGCCAGGGTCGGGGTGCTCCGCGGGTTCCCCGCCCTGCTCGGGGTGAGCGTCGGCATGGGCGTGATGATGTTCGCGGTGGCCTTCGGCCTCGGCAGCGCGGTGGTGGCGAGCTCCACGGTATTGCGCGCGCTGAATTGGGTCGGCGCCGCCGTCCTGCTCGGGCTGGCCTGGAAGATCGCGACGGCGGAGGGTGGCGCCACCCCGGGCGCGGGGAAGCCGGTCGGCTTTACCGGGGCGGCGGCGTTCCAGTGGGTCAACCCCAAGTCGTGGCTGGTCTGCGCCAGCGCCGCCGGGACGTATCTGCACGCCGGATCCGGCAGCGCCTCGGCCCAGGCGACGGCGCTCGGTGGGCTGTTCGTGCTGGCCTCGCTGCCGTGCTGCTTCGTGTGGCTCGCGTTCGGAGCCAGCGTGCAATGGCTGCTTCGCACTCCGCGGGCCCATCGCGTCTTCAACATCGCCATGGGGGTGCTCCTGGCCGGCTCGGTGGTCATGATCCTGGTCCACTGA
- a CDS encoding branched-chain amino acid ABC transporter permease — translation MQCGGFRISYRGDERIFDTAVPIVGIVLVLAVLAVVPYHATTYWLDVMNRIGIAIIGAIGLNILVGYTGQISIGHAAFLAVGAYATAILEINAGLPFYLAIPLAALITAGFGLIFGIPSLRLKGLYLAIATLAAHFIATYGIIHWERLTNGVLGLMVPTATVFGIPLDSDARVFYLIFALVIPATFFAKNLFRTRVGRAFIAIRDRDVAAGVMGVSLYRYKLLAFVISSAYAGVAGGLMAHHSRIIFPDAFSLLVAIDYLAMIIIGGLGSILGCIFGAIFMTLLPEVLKLGATSLTGVYPNAFGVIASARDIVFGFAVIFFLMYEPLGLARIWVRIRSYWKLWPYAY, via the coding sequence ATGCAGTGCGGGGGCTTCCGCATCTCGTATCGCGGCGACGAGCGCATCTTCGACACCGCGGTGCCGATCGTCGGCATCGTGCTGGTGCTCGCGGTGCTCGCGGTGGTGCCCTACCACGCCACCACCTACTGGCTCGACGTCATGAACCGCATCGGCATCGCGATCATCGGAGCGATCGGGTTGAACATCCTGGTCGGCTACACCGGGCAGATCTCGATCGGCCACGCCGCGTTCCTGGCCGTGGGCGCCTACGCCACCGCGATCCTCGAGATCAACGCCGGGCTGCCCTTCTACCTGGCGATCCCTCTGGCCGCCCTGATCACGGCCGGGTTCGGCCTCATCTTCGGCATCCCGTCGCTGCGGCTGAAGGGCCTCTACCTCGCCATCGCGACCCTCGCCGCCCACTTCATCGCCACCTACGGCATCATCCACTGGGAGCGGCTGACCAACGGGGTGCTGGGGCTGATGGTCCCCACCGCCACCGTGTTCGGGATCCCGCTGGATTCCGACGCCCGCGTCTTCTACCTGATCTTCGCCCTGGTGATCCCCGCGACGTTCTTCGCGAAGAACCTGTTCCGGACCCGGGTCGGCCGCGCCTTCATCGCCATCCGGGACCGCGACGTGGCGGCCGGGGTCATGGGGGTCAGCCTGTACCGGTACAAGCTGCTCGCCTTCGTGATCAGCTCGGCCTACGCGGGCGTGGCGGGCGGCCTGATGGCTCACCACTCGCGCATCATCTTCCCGGACGCGTTCAGCCTGCTGGTGGCCATCGACTACCTGGCCATGATCATCATCGGGGGGCTGGGCAGCATCCTCGGCTGCATCTTCGGCGCGATCTTCATGACCCTGCTCCCCGAGGTGCTCAAGCTGGGCGCCACCTCGCTGACCGGGGTGTACCCGAACGCCTTCGGCGTGATCGCCTCCGCCCGGGACATCGTGTTCGGCTTCGCGGTGATCTTCTTCCTCATGTACGAGCCCCTGGGGCTCGCGCGCATCTGGGTGAGGATCCGCAGCTACTGGAAGCTCTGGCCGTATGCGTACTGA
- a CDS encoding AMP-binding protein, with protein sequence MDAATDRAHGTFPGRLAEQARRRPGKIALREKKYGIWQQVTWSEYAAHVRAVALGLEDLGLRRGDTVAVVCGNRPAWLYVELATQSIGAIPLGIYVDALPDQLRRVLEHSEARVVLAEDQEQADKVLGIRASLPHLASIIVDDMRGLERYDDPMLTSLEAVQGRGRALDAAQPGRYERMLAGGKPGDVALLSYTSGTTGNAKAAMISHANLLAMARGITQVDPMRASDEIVSFLPFAWVGEQLISVAMALHVGATVNFPEEPETVREDLREIGPHVMIAPPRFWEAMCSEYQVKIDDAGWLKRLASRAALALGERAAARECAASSPGPVAWAQRRLASLLAFRSLLDKLGLSRIRRAYTGGAPLGPEIFAFFRAIGLNLKQVYGQTETSGICVVHADGDVRPATVGKPTPGTQVRIAESGEILVSGESVFVGYYKNPEATARAMEDGWLRTGDAGFLDDNGHLVMIDRVTDVLKTADGSRFSPALIENKLKYSPHIREAVVVGEERPYVVALIQIDMGNVGNWAEARRLPFTTFKDLSGKAQVVALIGEAVARVNEGLPEAARIREFALFDKELDADDDELTRTNKVRRATILAKYGHLIERLYAGARSTEILARG encoded by the coding sequence ATGGACGCGGCGACCGACCGCGCGCACGGCACGTTCCCGGGCCGGCTCGCCGAGCAAGCGCGGCGACGCCCCGGCAAGATCGCGCTGCGCGAAAAGAAATACGGCATCTGGCAGCAGGTGACGTGGAGCGAGTACGCGGCCCACGTCCGGGCGGTCGCCCTCGGGCTCGAGGACCTCGGGCTGCGGCGCGGCGACACGGTGGCGGTCGTCTGCGGCAACCGGCCGGCCTGGCTCTACGTTGAGCTGGCCACGCAGTCGATCGGCGCCATCCCGCTCGGCATCTACGTGGACGCGCTGCCGGATCAGCTGCGTCGGGTGCTGGAGCACAGCGAGGCGCGTGTCGTGCTGGCCGAGGACCAGGAGCAGGCCGACAAGGTCCTCGGGATCCGGGCGAGCCTGCCGCACCTGGCCAGCATCATCGTGGACGACATGCGCGGGCTCGAGCGCTACGACGATCCGATGCTCACGAGCCTCGAGGCGGTGCAGGGGCGGGGGCGCGCGCTCGACGCCGCGCAGCCGGGTCGGTACGAGCGGATGCTGGCCGGGGGGAAGCCCGGCGACGTGGCCCTGCTGTCCTACACGTCGGGAACGACCGGCAACGCGAAGGCGGCGATGATCAGCCACGCCAACCTCCTGGCCATGGCCCGGGGCATCACCCAGGTCGACCCGATGCGGGCCAGCGACGAGATCGTCTCCTTCCTGCCCTTCGCCTGGGTGGGCGAGCAGCTCATCAGCGTGGCGATGGCCCTGCACGTGGGCGCGACCGTGAACTTCCCGGAGGAGCCGGAGACGGTGCGCGAGGACCTGCGCGAGATCGGGCCGCACGTGATGATCGCGCCCCCCCGCTTCTGGGAGGCGATGTGCTCGGAGTACCAGGTCAAGATCGACGACGCGGGCTGGCTCAAGCGGCTGGCCAGCCGCGCCGCGCTGGCGCTGGGGGAACGGGCGGCCGCGCGCGAGTGCGCCGCATCCTCGCCGGGCCCGGTGGCGTGGGCGCAGCGGCGGCTCGCCTCGCTGCTCGCGTTCCGATCGCTGCTCGACAAGCTGGGGCTCTCGCGCATCCGGCGGGCCTACACCGGCGGGGCGCCGCTCGGGCCGGAGATCTTCGCGTTCTTCCGCGCCATCGGCCTGAACCTGAAGCAGGTCTACGGCCAGACCGAGACGTCCGGCATCTGCGTCGTCCACGCCGACGGCGACGTCCGCCCGGCCACGGTGGGCAAGCCCACGCCGGGCACGCAGGTGCGCATCGCCGAGAGCGGCGAGATCCTCGTCTCGGGGGAGTCCGTCTTCGTCGGCTACTACAAGAACCCCGAGGCCACCGCGCGCGCGATGGAGGACGGCTGGCTCCGCACCGGGGACGCCGGCTTCCTCGACGACAACGGTCACCTGGTGATGATCGACCGGGTGACCGATGTGTTGAAGACCGCGGACGGCTCCCGCTTCTCGCCGGCTCTCATCGAGAACAAGCTCAAGTACAGCCCCCACATCCGCGAGGCGGTGGTGGTCGGCGAGGAGCGTCCCTACGTGGTGGCGTTGATCCAGATCGACATGGGCAACGTCGGCAACTGGGCCGAGGCGCGACGTCTGCCGTTCACCACCTTCAAGGACCTCTCCGGCAAGGCGCAGGTGGTGGCCCTGATCGGCGAAGCGGTCGCCCGGGTGAACGAAGGGCTGCCCGAGGCCGCGCGCATCCGCGAGTTCGCGCTGTTCGACAAGGAGCTGGACGCCGACGACGACGAGCTGACCCGGACCAACAAGGTTCGGCGCGCCACCATCCTGGCCAAGTACGGCCACCTGATCGAGCGGCTCTACGCGGGGGCGCGGTCGACCGAGATCCTGGCGAGGGGCTGA
- a CDS encoding ABC transporter substrate-binding protein, with translation MSHMRDLFIRFVLVGLFVIALGAPPGETQGVIKIGNLVDLTGPTSDQGKDIAQGRIDAVQYFNDQGGVNGKKLELVSVEYGYQPPRAVAAYKRFVETDKVLLVLGYGTPDTEALRPYITKDKIPYLSGSYSGHLTDPRQTPYNFPGGIDYTSQIRIFINYVKEQWTDKSRKPRVAFIYADNGYGRAPIEAGRAYAKEAGVDLVDEEIIPTVLTDATSQLLTMQKKDPDYAYINTNTQWVPVVLKDSYKLGIKTKYVVNNYGLDERTPKLAGDAAEGVIGIQDVAYWGENVPGMKTLTEFHQKHHGGDVHASPYMRGWLWVIMSVEAIKRAGDNPTGESVKKAFESMKDFDTWGITPPFTYTNEDHRPTNRGRLVQIKGGKVVQLKEVSVDRDMKWIGK, from the coding sequence ATGAGCCACATGCGAGACCTGTTCATCCGGTTCGTTCTCGTCGGCCTGTTCGTGATCGCGCTCGGCGCCCCGCCGGGCGAGACGCAGGGGGTCATCAAGATCGGCAATCTGGTCGACCTCACCGGGCCCACTTCCGATCAGGGCAAGGACATCGCCCAGGGGCGGATCGACGCCGTCCAGTACTTCAACGACCAGGGCGGAGTCAACGGCAAGAAGCTCGAGCTCGTCAGCGTGGAGTACGGCTACCAGCCGCCGCGGGCGGTGGCCGCCTACAAGCGCTTCGTCGAGACCGACAAGGTGCTGCTGGTGCTGGGCTACGGCACGCCCGACACCGAGGCCCTGCGCCCCTACATCACCAAGGACAAGATCCCGTATCTCTCCGGCTCGTACTCGGGGCACCTCACCGATCCGCGGCAGACCCCGTACAACTTCCCGGGCGGCATCGACTACACGAGCCAGATCCGCATCTTCATCAACTATGTGAAGGAGCAGTGGACCGACAAGAGCCGCAAGCCCCGCGTCGCGTTCATCTACGCCGACAACGGCTACGGCCGGGCCCCCATCGAGGCCGGCCGCGCCTACGCCAAGGAGGCGGGCGTCGACCTCGTGGACGAGGAGATCATCCCGACCGTCCTGACCGACGCGACCTCGCAGCTCCTGACCATGCAGAAGAAGGACCCCGACTACGCTTACATCAACACCAACACCCAGTGGGTGCCGGTGGTGCTGAAGGACTCCTACAAGCTCGGCATCAAGACCAAGTACGTGGTCAACAACTACGGCCTCGACGAGCGGACGCCGAAGCTGGCCGGCGACGCGGCGGAGGGCGTGATCGGCATCCAGGACGTCGCCTACTGGGGCGAGAACGTGCCGGGCATGAAGACCCTGACCGAGTTCCACCAGAAGCACCACGGCGGCGATGTGCACGCCTCGCCCTACATGCGGGGCTGGCTGTGGGTCATCATGTCGGTCGAGGCGATCAAGCGGGCCGGGGACAACCCGACCGGCGAGTCGGTCAAGAAGGCGTTCGAGAGCATGAAGGACTTCGACACCTGGGGCATCACCCCGCCGTTCACCTACACCAACGAGGACCATCGCCCCACCAACCGCGGGCGCCTCGTGCAGATCAAGGGCGGCAAGGTCGTGCAGCTCAAGGAGGTGTCGGTCGACCGCGACATGAAGTGGATCGGGAAGTAG
- a CDS encoding ABC transporter ATP-binding protein — translation MPVLTLEGVHLHFGGVTALAGVSLQAHPHDFLAIIGPNGAGKTSIFNCISGIYTPTQGRIWFDGQDITTMSPHRRARLGIARTFQNIALFKGMTVLDNIKIGRHIHLKSGVLASGLYYGRAAREEREHRATIEREIIDLLELQDIRHKIVGTLPYGLQKRVELARALALDPTLLLLDEPTAGMNAEETEDMVRFVLYVKQVKQLAVVMIEHDMGVVMDISDRVVVLDFGQKIAEGTPSKVQQDPAVIKAYLGEALEAV, via the coding sequence GTGCCGGTCCTGACGCTCGAGGGCGTCCACCTCCACTTCGGCGGGGTGACCGCCCTGGCCGGCGTCAGCCTGCAGGCGCATCCGCACGACTTCCTCGCCATCATCGGCCCCAACGGAGCGGGCAAGACCAGCATCTTCAACTGCATCAGCGGCATCTACACGCCCACCCAGGGGCGCATCTGGTTCGACGGGCAGGACATCACGACCATGAGCCCGCACCGCCGGGCCCGTCTCGGGATCGCCCGCACGTTCCAGAACATCGCGCTCTTCAAGGGTATGACCGTGCTGGACAACATCAAGATCGGCCGGCACATCCACCTCAAGTCGGGGGTGCTCGCCTCCGGGCTCTACTACGGCCGGGCCGCGCGCGAGGAGCGCGAGCATCGCGCGACCATCGAGCGGGAGATCATCGACCTGCTCGAGCTGCAGGACATCCGGCACAAGATCGTCGGCACGCTGCCCTATGGCCTGCAGAAGCGCGTGGAGCTGGCCCGGGCCCTCGCGCTCGATCCGACCCTCCTGCTGCTGGACGAGCCCACCGCGGGCATGAACGCGGAAGAGACCGAGGACATGGTGCGGTTCGTCCTCTACGTCAAGCAGGTCAAGCAGCTCGCAGTGGTGATGATCGAGCACGACATGGGCGTGGTCATGGACATCTCCGACCGCGTGGTGGTGCTGGACTTCGGCCAGAAGATCGCCGAGGGCACGCCGTCGAAGGTCCAGCAGGATCCGGCGGTGATCAAGGCGTACCTGGGCGAAGCGCTGGAGGCGGTGTAG
- a CDS encoding branched-chain amino acid ABC transporter permease — MVFMLQLIITGIAVGGVYSLMALGFVLIFKASAVVNFGPGELVLFGAYVSWATILPMKLPLYVALPITLGVAILLGLVIERGVLRPLIGEPIISVIMVTFGVASVIRGVLNMTWGSDTRPFPVLFSQEPFHLGPVPVSPVHLWSFVGVLVLLAGFSIFFKYSLTGMAMRATADNQQVAQSLGVSVKRVFALSWCVATVVSTLGGIILGSVRGGVDFSLADLGLKVFPVVILGGLDSVAGAIIGGVLIGVLENLSGGYLDPVLGGGVKEVAPFVVLVIILMLRPYGLFGKVEIERV; from the coding sequence GTGGTCTTCATGCTGCAGCTGATCATCACCGGCATCGCGGTGGGCGGGGTGTACTCGCTGATGGCGCTGGGCTTTGTCCTGATCTTCAAGGCCTCCGCGGTGGTGAACTTCGGTCCCGGAGAGCTGGTGCTGTTCGGCGCCTACGTGTCGTGGGCCACCATCCTCCCCATGAAGCTGCCGCTCTACGTGGCGCTGCCGATCACCCTCGGGGTGGCCATCCTGCTGGGGCTCGTGATCGAGCGGGGCGTGCTGCGCCCGCTGATCGGCGAGCCGATCATCTCGGTGATCATGGTCACCTTCGGGGTGGCCAGCGTGATCCGCGGCGTGCTGAACATGACGTGGGGCAGCGACACCCGGCCGTTCCCGGTGCTGTTCTCGCAGGAGCCCTTCCACCTGGGGCCGGTGCCGGTGTCGCCGGTACACCTGTGGAGCTTCGTCGGGGTACTGGTGCTGCTGGCCGGCTTCTCCATCTTCTTCAAGTACTCGCTCACCGGCATGGCCATGCGGGCCACCGCGGACAACCAGCAGGTGGCCCAGTCGCTCGGGGTCAGCGTCAAGCGCGTGTTCGCCCTCTCCTGGTGCGTGGCCACCGTGGTGTCCACCCTGGGCGGGATCATTCTCGGCAGCGTGCGCGGGGGCGTCGACTTCTCCCTCGCCGACCTGGGCCTCAAGGTGTTCCCGGTGGTGATCCTGGGCGGCCTCGACAGCGTGGCCGGGGCGATCATCGGCGGCGTGCTGATCGGCGTGCTGGAGAACCTCTCGGGCGGCTACCTGGATCCGGTGCTGGGCGGCGGCGTGAAGGAGGTGGCGCCCTTCGTGGTCCTGGTGATCATCCTGATGCTGCGCCCGTACGGGCTCTTCGGGAAGGTCGAGATCGAGCGCGTCTGA
- a CDS encoding cyclic nucleotide-binding domain-containing protein, whose amino-acid sequence MELDPRSAERLPFHDADEAAGAHAGEIVPARDAQTRHLQRVPLFSGFDEDELGRVAEISKIVEAPEGTVITRVGDAGDSFFVIIDGMAAVRTPVGSGNQLGPGDFFGEMSLLDGEPRSATIVAASDIRLLSVDRSHFWQLLDANPELIRRILTVLSRRVRRLEQTVHAMLDRTDQA is encoded by the coding sequence ATGGAGCTCGATCCACGATCTGCCGAGCGACTTCCCTTCCATGATGCGGACGAGGCCGCCGGGGCTCACGCGGGCGAGATCGTGCCCGCCCGCGATGCGCAGACCCGGCATCTGCAGCGCGTTCCGCTGTTCAGCGGGTTCGACGAGGACGAGCTGGGTCGAGTCGCCGAGATCTCGAAGATCGTCGAGGCGCCGGAGGGAACCGTCATCACCCGCGTCGGCGACGCGGGGGACTCGTTCTTCGTCATCATCGACGGCATGGCGGCGGTGCGAACGCCGGTCGGCTCGGGCAACCAGCTCGGGCCGGGCGACTTCTTTGGCGAGATGAGCCTGCTCGATGGGGAGCCCCGATCGGCCACGATCGTGGCGGCCAGCGATATTCGGCTGCTCAGCGTCGATCGTTCCCATTTCTGGCAGCTACTGGACGCGAACCCCGAGCTGATCCGGCGCATCCTCACGGTCCTGTCACGTCGGGTGCGCCGCCTCGAGCAGACGGTCCACGCCATGCTCGATCGGACGGATCAAGCCTGA